TTTCTAAGTCGACTTCATGGATGGGGCCCACAAGGTGGAAGAATGCTAAGtgtttgcttttattttaacAATGCAAAGGTGCCAAAAGGGTGTGAGTAATGGGATAAATCCAATGTCCACGAATCGATACTGTTTCAAACGAAATAAGAAATCATCCTGTTTTCCAGCTGCACAGCCCGGACGAGCATCCTCCTGCAGCTTGCAGGCCTCCGTCCTGACTATTTTTTCCTGATGCACAATGTAGCCCTAAATATTGTTGGCCGGCCTCtatctctttctttattttttcctctctctctttctctctttcttgctcGTTATTTTTTTCTcgctttccttctccttcttcgacACAAATTTCATTTTCGTTGTCGGAACAATGCCGGTCAACTGCCAGAACGGTTCGGAATGACGAGAACCATCCGGTTTAGGACGATTCCGCCGATCCTAAATGGATACTTATTTCCTGATGTACAATGTAGCCCTACTAGCAAACCGATTCTTACATGTACAAAATTAGATAGCGAATTATACTCTTTAGCTAATAACCATACGGACTTGCTCAAGACATTCCAGCGTACCACAATCATCCATGAGAATTTGCATATCCAAGGAACATATTATGAACATTCCCTAATAACAAATATCTCTAGGTATGGATTCAGATTAGATGATGGAGATGCTCAAACAAAAAGACGGTAAGGAAAAAAGATGCCTCAAAGAGGCATGTGGCGAAGAGAGGCATTGCCCATACCCTGAACTCGGTTCTCATCTTGGCATCCTCAATTGCTTGCTTGCACCATTAGTATCTAACTTGATTTTAGTCAAGTGGATTAGGTTTATGTAATTCAACGAAATAGTTTTATGAAGATTGGCATACATGCAAGAAAACATATATCCGTAATCTCACAGCCATtcatatcatatttaacttgggCTCAGAAAAAGAAGTAGAATGTTCCCAGGAATGCAAATCACCGTCTCATCTGTGTCTTATTGGTGAGTATCTGGGATACTTGCAGGCATGCGGCGGCCTGTGAGGCAAGAAGGAACCATGGAAAAGAAATTTGGGGCTCAGAACGGGGGTCCCAATTAGAGAAGTGGTGAAAAGGTGGAACAGAAATAAATGGAGgtaatgtttgttatttaatgATGATGATATCTCCTTATGCCGGTCGCATCCTTTACCTGATGATGCTTTCACCATTGAGGCAGGAGCAACCCACCGTAGAGTATGTGACAAAATGTGACCCGTCTCAATGATGTCATTGTACAAATAAAAAGATCAACCTGGTGTCCAGGTACTGGGTACTTGTGTTACCACTGTTATGTGGTCAGAAAATAAAGCAAGGATAATGTTTAGTTTAGTAAGACATATTTATTTCAGCTAAATTTTTTTATGTGATGCATATCCATTTCAAGGAAAAGCTATTATAAACTATTTCCCGATATAAGATCACCATTGATGTTCGAACGAACATAACACTTCAGAGGCATTTCAGAGCTACGTgcaaccaatttttttttcccagtTTACAAGCTAATTACATGAACAACCTGTGAGATGGGCCTTGAAATTTAAGACCCTGAATAAAAATTGACCAGTGGATCACACAGATCAACTGGTAAACAACCTGGTTTAGCTGCAGCTTTCATAAGTCTAATAAGAAGAGAACACAGATAAATTCTGACAGAACATGTGAAGCATCACCAAGAGCACCATAGGGACAGCACCTTCCAAATTTAGCTTACTGGTCATTTATATTTTGATATCATTTTCAACAAATACCCAAATTACTGACTTTGGTTTCCCTCGGCTCTCGATAAATAATAAAGAGACGCCCAAGTGGAAAAAGCATAGTTATTGAAAGTCAAATGAAGCATACTGACGTATCAAATTTTTTGCACTTGACCAACAAAGATGGTTCAGATGACTTTACAAGCAATTTTTTGTGGTGAGAAGTATCATTCCTTGACGAAGGTGCAATCACTTGCGAGCTTCGACCTTCTTCTGTTCCTTGGCTGGCAGCATAAGAGATCAATCAGTCTCAATATGATGCACTTGGGCATGTGCAAGCATACATTTGTGTGTCAAGCAAGACAAAAATGTCAACAAAGATTCTTGCCTACAAGATGCACTTCATGGATTACACTATTTGAAGCGAATACAGGGCAACCGCCAAAGTTAAAATTACAATGGTGCATAATTGGGAAAACTAAAGTCTTGAATGAAAATAGGAGACAATGACGAACAGTATACTTGGTCCGGCCATGAGCAGTATTTTAAAACTCTAGGTATCAGATGAGTGAACAAGGGGTCTGCCTAGCACCGAGGTGCTAGTTGTGCACTGAGGCAGGTCCTTTAGGTCAAGGTAGCCCAAAAatgataacttaaaatataacaataacaataattAAAAAGAGAAACCTAAAAGGATAGTTAAAATCTAATAAAGGAAGATAACTTATCAAATAAGATATCGAAAGTAAATGAGAAGTATCAACTTGGTGACCTAGCACTAATTATTTATAAATCAATCTCATCCATCATACTTTTAAGCTGGGTTACTAGAAAGACTGTTTAGATAGCAAAGGCAGCCATCTTTTAAAACCATGCCCATGAGAGAACTACAATTTGCAAGTCAGTCTCTGCAAAAGAGTACAAGACTTGAAATATAGTACTGCTTGAGGAAGGATCTAAAAAATGTTGCAGTTCATTGAGGATAGATCTTGAATAAGTTTTGTAAAGCCAGTTACAAGTAGATGGGAAGAAGCTTATTGCTAATGATCATGATTATAATTTCAGTAATGATTTTAAAAAGATCATGTAACAATTTAGATATTCAAGGTGAGATTGCACTTATCGAAGCAAAAAACCACATTCCTGAAATGCATTACAATGAGACAACTGATGGTATAGACAGCATCATACCAGCCTTTTCCTCTTCTCGCTTCTTTGCAGCTTCAGCTCTTTGTTGTCGTATTAAGGTTAGACGTTCTGCATAAGATTAAAGCTAATAAGAGCCTTTATGACATATTGCAGCATAGATGGTTAATGTCAAGTGGTAAGTAAATATTCTAGTTACCAAAAGGAGGAACAAGTGTTGCCTGCATAGCAATATATGACTTTAAACTACAAGATAGCTCCTACCAAGGATGTTCTGGAGGACATGCACACTTCACACCACAGTCATGTATGCAGATACATAAACATATGCTGCACAAGAGCATACATGCATGGTGTGCCTTTAATGCTCATTTTTACCATAACtagcataataatttaccaTGCCAAAATGAAGGCCATGACATCTATAATATGATTTCATCCAACTGATCATAATCTAACAAATCCATGAGACTTCAAAACCAAGATGCATTGAAGGCTCTTCATAAGTGGTCACAAATTGTTGAAACCTAAGATAGCATAGCAAATTGTATGActtgattcattagttaaaaaTAACCAAACCGTCTGCAGTACTCCGAAATCACTTTTCATCAGAAGTAGAATACAAAAAAGTGATGACAGAAACAGCCATAATATGCATACCAAGATGAAGCAGTTATCAAAACAAATTTCAAGAAGAAGTACATGCAGTAAATCCACAACAATATTGATTTTATTCAATAAGCAGAGATCTGCCAGAATTTTTGTCGGTAGATTACCAACCTAAACCCACAATTATGCTTCCTCATAAACTGCAATTGGACTATACTCCGGTTCCTcccaatcatcaacaattagGTTCATTCTTTATAGCTAGAACACTCAAGAATACTAGAGATATAAGCCAAGAAAACCATCTTCAATTtctctatcgatccttcttttctttccttttactGTTTATTTGCTGTAAAGTGGCCAAATACAACATCTGGGGGAATATAGCTTTCAGCTCCCTACAATCTCTCCCCATGAGCTTCCAAGAGAAGCCAACCTCGTATTCATCTGAATAACAATTCAATAATCTACATTTGCCCACCAACCTTCTCAAATTCCCTCTCATATAGAGTACGCAAAAAACCTGAAATCTAACCAGTTTTACACGAAACTCGTACATCCATCCGTGCCACCAATTTTCATAGCCTTTTAAAGCCTCCACCATGATACTGCATCAAAAGCTCCATCAGGACAATCTGTTGGCATCCACATGTCTCACACCTAGAGTAGCCTGCTGCCCAACCTCCacattttatttgccaagaaggCCATGCACTCCAGGACCCTCAAACACTCTTGAGGTATTTGGTTTCTATAGTAGAATTCCCCTTTGAAGCACTTCCTTTCTAACAATCAAAAAActcattcaaaaataaaatcaccTTCCTCAAAATCTTCATATTCTTAGCCTATTGTCATATCATTATCCACCTTAACCAATCACCAACAAAACCTTCTCATGCTTGAGGTCTTCCTCAGGTGTTAGAATAAGGACAAATCTAGCCCCAGTGCCCAAACCAATCCATACTTCAGGTAGGTGGGTGGATATGCTCCCATTGTGGGTCAAGCCTAAGATGGAAAAAACATCAACTGGATTTCAAGTCAGGTTGGCATTCGGTTGATGACTCAAGCAACCCAATCCAAACCCAACACAAATATTTGTAATAGGTTACCACCCTGACGTAACCTAAACTTAACACATTCTAGAATAAGGCTCCCAAACTAGACCCAGCTTACATTAAATTTCTATTACATTACAACCTAAACCTACTACAACCAAAGGATACAAGGATGTCACGGTCACTCACTACATCTTACTTGACTTGCTGACCGTGTCTCAGGTTTCTAGTTGTCATCACAGTCTGCTTGTAAAATTACAAATAATTACTTGATATTTTAATTGAAGTAGCATGAATAACAAATAGCACAGATCTTTGTGAAAAACACATAATGAAACAGAAGACTACTAGTGGTGATTTCTGCAGTTTATGGCTAGGTAACATGATGTAGAAACACAATATCTGTATTTGCCTGAACAAGTTATGTACAGTCAAAGAACAAGTAGATTGGTACGCCATCAGCATGACAAATGGTGCCCTTCAACATAACCACCAGGCAAAGAGGAAAATAAAATTATGCCAAGCTTTTATAAATTTTACCTAGATCCTTTCTAGCTTGTTCTGTTTTTCCTTGCTCCTGCAGCCTCATGTACCGCTCATGAGCTTTTTGTTTCTCTATCTCCTCCctataagcaaaaaaaaaaggtcataaGTATAAATTGCtacaggaaaagaaaataaaaaagcatGCCTGTCATACAGTGTTTTCTTTTTGGTTTGTTTTCGAAACATAGGACACGTGGAAGCCCACACCTAATCAGGCGAGGGCAGGATCAATAAGTTAAACATCACAAAACTTGGATAAATCAACCATGCGTGGTGCTCAAGAAAGCTCATGCCAAATTTTCAAAAAGATCTTTAAGAAATTACCATTCATTTGATGCCTAGTTTTCAAAGACTATATTCACTGCTAAAATCACGTTGGAaaccacaaagaaaagtcattgATACCAATATACTAAATTGATAAAACCTAAGCAGGATTTAAAGCTAAAATGAATTTACAGCATTTTGACAGACAATAACTGTTCTCCAGACAAAAGGATGGGGGGACAAATGAACACATTTCTAATATCCAGGGAATGCTAATGTAGAATGGCAGTTATACATAACCTTTTGAATTAAGCTGAATCTATTTTCCCCTTCTTATTCTATGGATTCCATTAGCTTAGTTTGAGTCCATCTCAGCGGTGCAGCTCTATCAAATCTTTATTCGAGTAAAGCTCCACTAACCAACATCTTATTGTTTGATCTACAATATTTAATTCTACCCGGCTctttgtttcaaaaaaaaattgtcttGGTTTAGTCCTTacaattttctacattatttgaaCTATATTACTATTGTAACTTATACCATATTTCTGATCATACATATTTGTAAGATGAATCAGGATATGGTATATTGCCATAGAGAAAGGGTTAACGTTCATGAAGTGGAAGGTTGGAGACACATCAAACATTTCCAAGCAAGAATAAGAGCTTGTTTTCTTATGATTAAAGACAAACATGCTCCATAGTAACTCAGCCCATCATTAGTACTAATTCGATATTAATCAAAGTTCCAAACCTGATAATGATTATCATAATACATGGTACTAGATTACCTGGTCACTTCAATTTTTTGGTGGCTTCTTTCTAGTTTCTGGTTTTCACAAGACTCCAACACTTTCAACTCCATTTCTTTTTATGTTATTCTTTTTCGTCACAAGTCAGGGGCTGCAATTTTTGGTTTTGGTATTATGCAACGGAGCTTTCAACAGATCTTAAGGTATCAAGCGACAGGCGATTACATTGTAATTCACTACAATGGCCCCTGCAAGTCTTTGTATAGTACAGATTATCAATTTGTCTTAATCATttgtttaatttgtcaactttaattttttataaagcTTATCATATATGAGAAAACAATCCAAAAATTATAGGGtctcaaaaacaaaaaccaaaaacagaGAATTATGATCCAGTTCTTTGCACTCTCATTGTTTATTTTGTACCTTTATGCTATGGAGCTATTATTATAGAGAGTCACTCCAATTTTCTACTTATCAGAGGTAAATTTCTCGCCAAAGGTGTTTCAGGCCAATTTGCTATCTTAAATAAGGAAACTATGTGACAGCTCATTCTTAATTTTCTCAAGAGCGTGCCACCTATTATGCAAACtccatttatttttcttctgcTTTTGTTGATTGAAGTACTAAGAATTCTCCAAGTTCGAAGTTCATTCTtctatttttatgatatttcaCAGATGAATGCAGGAAATTGAGAAATCTATACATGATTAGCATACATTTAACGCTCCACATATGATCAGGATATACTTACACCATAAATTGAAAGAGAATAAATAATCTCAGGCATTGTTTGTAATTCCTATGACATAACATTATCATTGGAGGAGACTGCTACTTCAAAATACTTGTTACAGTTCTATTACTAATGATCCATTAATTAGTTGTTGATTAGTCTAATTCACCTTGATCACTTATACTGAACTTTTGAACTTCTTATCATGGATTTCAGTGACAATTGGCACATATGCATCACTAATTGGCACAGTATTGCAGCAGTGATGCATCTGTGCCAGTGCCTTTCCAACACATTACACTAGCATGAAACCAGCTCAGTGCAAGCGCCCAACATGTTATCATGCCAACACTTGCCAGAATTTGTTGGTTGCTAAGAAAGTAAGAGAACGGAGGGGGATCTTCAAAGATTGAGGAGAAAATAAAGGGCCAAAAACTTCTCTAAGGGGCTTAAAATGTTTTCCCCTTTTGGGGCAGCAGTTTTCGGAGAAATAGTAAAGAGCAAGTAGAATATGATAACCCAGCTTTACTTAATCAGTTACTCTAAAGCTTTCTCTACAAGTTACtctactaaaaaaaaaactatacaaatttttttaatttgcttTCATCTTTATAAAAATTTTGACTACCATAGAGGGTCTTTATGACGATAAACATAGATGGGCTAGTTTACAGGTGCACAACAGCAATTGTTCGTTAGGTAATGAGAAGCAAGGTTTTatgtaattcaaaaaataagctTAGGCCACTTTTAACCTTAGGCATTCAAGTCCTATTCACTCTGTAATTCAAAACATTTACATGAATGATAAGTTAATATTTGAATTGCATGTCCTGACTAGAACAAAAGAGACTCCAACTAATATCAGCAATCTTCTACAGTACCTATTGGTAATCGCTAGCTATGACTAAAAGTATGAAAACATATCATACTGAGTATTACTACATTGCATTGAAActtaaatcacatcaaacataactaaataaagcaaaatgaaagaaacaaaactcagaaAAAAAGTAATGCTATATCCACCAATTATATAGACAGATATAACTATCAGATTTCATGAAAATAATAGTCCTCAAGAGGATACACGAGTAGCTTCTTCAACACACCTTTCACGCCTTGAGAGTTCAGTTGTCTTCTCCAACTGCATGTCAGTTTAAAAATATGCATGTCAGATTTACATAGAATTGATAAACTAGTGCCAAAATTGTTGTAAGTACATCTTTACATATAGGCAAAAACAAAAAGCAAGTGTCATTTAAATAGAACCATAGGCATTATGTCGAGAATATTATTTTCGACTATAAAttgattttattaaaaaattatgccCATGTATAGGATGGAGACTGGGAGTTGCAATTTCTGACACAAACATGCCAACCTGCCTGAAATAAACTAGTTTGGGTAAGGTTTATTTTTTCTGGAATAAAAAATTGGGTTTGGGTAACAGACAAACCCCATTATAAATGGGTCGTATTCGAGTTTGTCCCTGAGACTCCTCAGGTCACCATGGGTTGGAAAGACCCTCAAAACCCAATCCTAGGCTTCTAGGATAGAAGTGATACCGAACTAGGCCATGGGCTAGTCAAAGCATGGTACGGATGATTAGAAAGGTCATGCAATTAATGgtcaagggaaaaaaaatactaacaACATTTACAGGATTCATCATGTTATCTTTTCCACTTTATTCTCAACTCTTTGTCACTTCATCTAGATGCCCAGAAAATATCCCCTCTTCTTGCCCCTTCTGCATTCTCATTTTTTAAGGTATTTAAATGAGAAATGAAGCCCTAATTGGGTTGGCATCTCAACCATAGgtccatataaaataaatgagTTGACGCTTTTTAACCCAACACAAATCCAACTAAACCCCGCCCATTGCCACCCCATCACTTAAAAAAATCAGATATTTGTGACCTTTGGAAATGACATGGCTAGAAGACATCTTCCACTACTATAGTATTAATGTGTACTCCGGGAGCTGCTTGCCTGCTTCTCCATTCTCCAAGTTCCACTCCATAATGAGAGCTAGTCTTGCGAGTTCGACGCTCCCTAGCTTTCTGCTTTTccatcccccccccctctctctctctctctcacaaacacacacacacacaaacacaaacACATACCATCCGCTTCTGTTAGCGATTTCTCTCTCCCGTCCAACCCTTCTTTCGCCTCATTCCACCAAAAAGGCATGTGCATAACATGTGATATTAATTATAAAATTGGAGGCATTGTGCCTCCAACACCCTCATTTACAAGATTCTGAAAATTAGGTACGGTCTCTAGATTGACATGAAGACCCACCCCGTACAATGAATTACATCACACAATAACCATGATATCAAAATCCTCCAAATGCaatcccccccacccccccacccTTTTGGTAGTGTCCACTGAGTACTCTAATACTCCATTGTACTTTATCAAGCATGCACAGAGCAAAAGAATCAGATATTTCTCTATTTCAGGTGTTACAAAGTGAAGAAAGCAAGTCAACAATCTAATGCAGCTTAATCATTCTAAGTTTCCTCCTCATTTCATTGATAAATAGAAAATCCGAAAAGACAGCATGAATTCATAAggttggaaagaaaagaagcataAGACCACTCACAGAGGGGAATATCACAGATGCATATTTCTAGGATATATAGAATACATGTCATATTAAtcagtcaatttgaaccaaaacgTCTTTAAAAGATGGGATTTGCATTATCTTGTACTTCAATCACTGCTTGTTGTGAAAAATATACAACTATACTCTGATGCATATTTTAACTGAACCTTGAGAACTTCAGCATATCCAGAACATGGGGAAAGAATTAgtcaatgataaaaaaaaaagtttgaaaaaTTTCATATGCCAGAAAGAAGCATTGCATAAGAAATTAAAATCTGAGAAGAAACTGTCCTACTTACATCAGCTTCTCTAGCTTTCGTAGTCTTTGGTTTTACCAAGTTTGGATTCTCAATCTGAATAATGCCCTCGATGCCTTTCCTTCTCTGTCATCATTAAAAAGCAGTTGAAAACAAGTATTATAATTCAAATAGGATAAATACATAAAATTAAAtcatataatagatatttaatATAGCAGACAATGCATGGCAGCAGCAATAAACATGATGATCACGAGAGGTCACTACCTCGGTCTCTTCTCCAGAATCATCTTCAGCTTCCTCTTCAGTTTCCTCTTCTTTGTCTTCAGCCTCCTCCTGAATGAGAATATTAAACAAATGATTTGCACTCGATGTACAGGATCCAACAACCAGAGAATAGGAAATGCTATACCATTTATAACCACTAAAAATTTACAAGAAATTTTGTGAAAAGCAACATAGGTGTGCAAGTAATTTGTTGAACTACTTCAACAAGTCTACGCGTGAGGTATCCTACAGTCAAGTGAATATAGAATTAAGAAAATCATATTTAACAAGAGATCATCAAGCATATGGTTGCTTATCTACAAGCTCACTTTCCAAATGAGTCATCCTACACTTTCTTCAATTGGATGACAGATccttcatcatatgctgttaaAACTCTCATAAGATCTCACAACTAATTACTGAAAACATCTCTCCTAGCAATTTCATCAGTCAAATTATTTCACAGCTCTTTCCTGCAATCAGACCTTCGCTATATAGCTTGGAAAGCCTTCAATTGTTAAAAGCATCCAAGTTTGGACTAATGAATGCCGAAGGTTCAGCATGGTTCAGGACGTATCGAACCA
This portion of the Phoenix dactylifera cultivar Barhee BC4 chromosome 11, palm_55x_up_171113_PBpolish2nd_filt_p, whole genome shotgun sequence genome encodes:
- the LOC103713213 gene encoding 28 kDa heat- and acid-stable phosphoprotein, with the protein product MGRGKFKGKPTGRRNFSTPEEMIAGTSARPRTFKAEEAEDKEEETEEEAEDDSGEETERRKGIEGIIQIENPNLVKPKTTKAREADLEKTTELSRREREEIEKQKAHERYMRLQEQGKTEQARKDLERLTLIRQQRAEAAKKREEEKAAKEQKKVEARK